Genomic segment of Saccharomyces cerevisiae S288C chromosome XV, complete sequence:
GTGGTAAATTTAGGATTCGTTCTTAGTTCTACGGATTTGGTCTTTAAATTCATTCTGACTTGCAGCTTCAAGTGCTCGACCAAAGGAGGATAAATTTTTGTCCAACTGTTCCTCAAGGGTGTCATTCTGTGTGGTGGAACCATGATCTTTCTCGATtcaaattttattttgttacCCTGTGTTTTGCTAGCTGAAGTGAAGCGAGGTTTCCCCTGGTCATCAACCACTACGGTCTTAGATTCGTGCGTTTTCCGGCTACCTTCTTCGCCCTCTACCTCTTCTTTTGCTGTGTTATTGTCGGAATCATCTAACAGAAcgtcgtcatcatcgtccTCATCGATGCTTTCGGTATTATTTATTCCTATAATTCTACTACTGCCCCCATCTTGTCCACTTACAGGTGTCACAGTAgcctttttcaaagcagTAGGCGCAACCATAATGTAGTTTATTTTCACTTCAagtctttttcttaactAAACAGAAGAATATTGAAAACTGCCTATTATTGATGCAATATG
This window contains:
- the PNO1 gene encoding Pno1p (Essential nucleolar protein required for pre-18S rRNA processing; interacts with Dim1p, an 18S rRNA dimethyltransferase, and also with Nob1p, which is involved in proteasome biogenesis; contains a KH domain) codes for the protein MVAPTALKKATVTPVSGQDGGSSRIIGINNTESIDEDDDDDVLLDDSDNNTAKEEVEGEEGSRKTHESKTVVVDDQGKPRFTSASKTQGNKIKFESRKIMVPPHRMTPLRNSWTKIYPPLVEHLKLQVRMNLKTKSVELRTNPKFTTDPGALQKGADFIKAFTLGFDLDDSIALLRLDDLYIETFEVKDVKTLTGDHLSRAIGRIAGKDGKTKFAIENATRTRIVLADSKIHILGGFTHIRMARESVVSLILGSPPGKVYGNLRTVASRLKERY